The DNA region GTTGAACAGCGGTGTAACCTCATTCTACCTTTCTGACTATAAAGTTTATGGAGTACACGCTGGTGAAAAAGCTCATATCATGTGGACTTTCACTGATTTCAATACTGGTAAAGTTCTGCTCAATAAGAGCATTGGTGATACAACAACTCCGACGGACTTTTTAGTTTCGGGATTACCTAGCGGCGCGACTATTAATGTAAGTTGGCAAAACATGGATAACACTGATGTTGTTGGCGGAACTTATGTGCTTGTTGACGGATATGCATACGATTGAATTTTTAAATCACCATCAGTAAAAATATAAACAATCATGAAAAACCTTTCCCTTCTCTAAAAGAGGTCGAAAGGTTTTTCATCGTTTTTGAATAAGATTTTTGTTAGTGGATATAATATTTTTATCAAAAAAAAACAGTTTAAAGGAGCGAGGGATATGTTGCAGTCGTTTTTTTTGACAATAACGTTGCTGCTTTCAAACATAATTGGAACTTCGGTACAGGATAGCACAGCAATTAAAAAGCTTGAACAAAGGACGGACTTTAAAATATATGTACCAACAGTATTTGAATCGGCTACAAATTACGAAATAAAAGTACCTGATAGTATCGCTGCCAAAGCAAATTATATTCTGATTAATTATTTTGACGACAATGATGCATATTTATTTGGAGTGAGACAATTAAAAAATAATTCTATTGTCGAAAAAGAAATAGTTAATTTGGATATAAACAAAGGAACCCAACACTCAAAGAAAATTACTCAGAAGATTGAATTAAAGCCCCAAGGTGAGCAAGTATTCCTTAATGGGCAGAAAGGGTGGTATATACCCTATGTAGGAAAACAACCTACTGGTGGAGTCCTGAAATGGATTGAGGGAAATACTTATATGGAATTAGATACTTCTAAATTGCCTAAAGCCTCGTTAATAAAAATTGCTGAATCAATGGTAGCAGTCGAATGATCTCAATCCATACCTGAAGAAAGGCTACTTGCTTAAAGAAGATCAGATGGGATGCAGATGTTGTCTCCCTTTCCTAGCGGCAATTTATCTGCTGGAGAACAACACCCCTTACGAAACTAAGAGCAGAACAACTTGATAAAGAACCTTTTATGATTTAATGAAGTCGAAGCTATGATGAACACAGTCAGCAGAAAATAATTGACTTAAATAAAAACAAAAAGCCGCAGATAGCGGCTTGAATAAAACAAATTGCTTATTGAGTTACCTTCTCACCCTTAGTTACTTTATAGGCAATAGTTTTAAATTCGTCAAATTTGGCGTAAAGAAAACCTTGTACTTTGTTTTTGGCCTTGGTTTTTGATTCAAAATTAAAGTTCA from Paenibacillus macerans includes:
- a CDS encoding DUF4367 domain-containing protein → MLQSFFLTITLLLSNIIGTSVQDSTAIKKLEQRTDFKIYVPTVFESATNYEIKVPDSIAAKANYILINYFDDNDAYLFGVRQLKNNSIVEKEIVNLDINKGTQHSKKITQKIELKPQGEQVFLNGQKGWYIPYVGKQPTGGVLKWIEGNTYMELDTSKLPKASLIKIAESMVAVE